A stretch of the Filimonas lacunae genome encodes the following:
- a CDS encoding mechanosensitive ion channel family protein: MKELLQRSIFGNTIETYLIVATSIAIALLVKRFVSKYLAILLFKIFTKAGKTFHKAYFLQLVVSPLEWFLALFMIVVALDKLHLPFFLDFKIYRADSRDIIDAVTNATLIIIFIRLCVRVVQFFGMILEEKARESQADSQLVVFFKDFFRVILIIIGILLILRFSFHYNISNLLTGLSIVGAAIALATKESLENLIASFIIFFDKPFTTGDTVKVNSFTGAVEKIGLRSTRIRTDQKTYITVPNKQMVDSILDNITLRSQRKVELRLEVGLSATVPQLQALIANIKQILKQDDVISNSVFLSDTGKNAHIITVDYFTAMHQTTEEFNQFREKVNFAIIDLLAQKETALAAASADVVIHQAQP; this comes from the coding sequence ATGAAAGAACTACTACAACGCTCTATTTTTGGCAATACCATTGAAACCTATTTAATAGTTGCCACCTCCATTGCTATTGCCTTATTGGTAAAACGGTTTGTTTCTAAATACCTGGCAATACTGCTGTTTAAAATATTTACCAAGGCAGGCAAAACCTTTCACAAAGCCTATTTTCTGCAATTAGTGGTATCGCCATTGGAATGGTTTCTTGCCTTGTTTATGATAGTGGTAGCACTGGATAAACTACACCTGCCGTTCTTCCTCGATTTTAAAATTTACCGGGCCGATAGCAGGGATATAATTGATGCTGTAACCAATGCTACATTAATTATCATATTTATACGGTTGTGTGTTCGGGTGGTTCAGTTTTTTGGGATGATACTGGAAGAGAAAGCCCGTGAATCGCAGGCCGACAGCCAGCTGGTAGTATTTTTTAAAGACTTTTTTCGCGTCATACTTATTATTATAGGCATTCTTTTAATACTACGTTTCTCGTTCCATTACAACATCAGCAACCTGCTTACCGGCCTTAGTATAGTAGGTGCCGCTATAGCACTGGCCACCAAAGAAAGCCTGGAAAACTTAATCGCTTCTTTTATTATATTTTTTGATAAACCTTTTACTACAGGCGATACCGTTAAAGTAAACAGCTTTACCGGAGCCGTGGAGAAAATAGGCTTACGCAGCACCCGTATACGTACCGATCAGAAAACCTATATCACTGTTCCTAATAAACAGATGGTAGACTCTATACTGGACAATATTACCCTGCGCAGCCAGCGTAAAGTAGAATTAAGGCTGGAAGTAGGTTTGTCAGCTACAGTGCCACAGCTACAAGCCCTTATCGCTAATATTAAACAGATATTGAAGCAGGATGATGTTATCAGCAACTCCGTATTTTTAAGTGATACGGGTAAGAATGCACATATTATTACGGTAGATTATTTTACCGCTATGCACCAGACTACAGAAGAGTTTAACCAGTTCAGGGAGAAAGTGAATTTTGCTATTATCGACTTACTGGCTCAAAAAGAAACTGCACTGGCAGCAGCCAGTGCAGATGTAGTTATTCATCAGGCCCAGCCTTAA
- a CDS encoding UDP-2,3-diacylglucosamine diphosphatase: MTEVAPGKKIYFLSDFHLGAPNYEASLIREKKIVAFLDEIKHDAQEIFIVGDMFDFWYEYKEVVPKGYVRLLGKLAEITDNGIPVYFFLGNHDMWMSGYFERELHIPVYSEPKVFERNGKSFYIGHGDGLGPGDHGYKFIKKVFRNPVCQWLFGQLHPTWGIGLANYFSRKSRAKTGNADSFFLGEDNEWLIIYSKEVLAKQHYDFFVFGHRHYPLDLSLGNNSRYINLGDWITNFTYAYFDGNDVYLKKRD, encoded by the coding sequence ATGACTGAAGTTGCGCCAGGCAAGAAAATATACTTTTTATCCGACTTTCATTTAGGGGCTCCTAATTACGAAGCCAGCCTGATAAGAGAGAAAAAGATTGTTGCCTTTTTAGACGAGATCAAGCACGACGCACAGGAGATTTTTATAGTAGGAGATATGTTCGACTTCTGGTATGAATACAAAGAAGTGGTTCCGAAAGGCTATGTACGCTTATTGGGTAAGCTGGCCGAAATAACCGACAACGGCATACCTGTTTATTTCTTTTTAGGCAATCATGATATGTGGATGAGTGGCTACTTTGAACGTGAATTACATATTCCTGTATATAGCGAGCCTAAAGTATTTGAGCGCAATGGCAAATCATTCTATATTGGTCACGGCGATGGATTAGGCCCCGGAGATCACGGCTATAAGTTTATTAAAAAGGTGTTCCGCAACCCCGTTTGCCAGTGGTTATTTGGGCAATTACACCCTACCTGGGGCATTGGATTAGCCAATTATTTTAGCCGCAAAAGCAGGGCTAAAACGGGCAATGCTGATTCGTTTTTCCTGGGAGAAGACAACGAGTGGCTGATTATTTATTCCAAAGAGGTGTTGGCCAAACAGCACTACGACTTCTTTGTTTTTGGGCACCGCCATTACCCGTTAGACCTCTCATTAGGCAATAACAGCCGGTATATTAACCTTGGCGACTGGATCACTAACTTTACATATGCCTACTTCGATGGCAATGATGTGTACTTGAAAAAGCGGGATTAA
- a CDS encoding LutC/YkgG family protein translates to MKVSPSKENILKKIRQALSNPVPVPFPHSEGTESIFKPAQQELEVEFAENFTSLQGRFVFCENEQELVQQLQALIVSKEWKQLYCREEQMKTALQQSGFSIPFNAPDVYSSDAAITTCEWLVARTGSIIMSSAQPSGRTTSVYTPIHICVAYTDQLVYDIKDALLGVKERYPRNIPSLITLATGPSRTADIEKTLVTGVHGPKEVFCFLVERTAP, encoded by the coding sequence ATGAAAGTTTCTCCTTCAAAAGAAAACATTCTGAAAAAAATAAGACAGGCACTGAGTAATCCGGTGCCTGTTCCTTTTCCACACAGTGAGGGCACAGAATCAATATTTAAACCTGCACAGCAGGAATTGGAAGTAGAGTTTGCAGAAAATTTTACGAGCCTGCAGGGTCGTTTTGTGTTTTGTGAAAACGAACAGGAACTCGTACAACAACTACAGGCATTAATAGTTTCTAAAGAGTGGAAGCAATTGTATTGCCGCGAAGAGCAAATGAAAACCGCTTTACAACAAAGTGGCTTTTCTATTCCCTTTAATGCGCCTGATGTATACAGCAGCGATGCTGCCATCACCACCTGCGAGTGGCTGGTAGCGCGTACTGGCAGTATTATTATGAGCAGCGCACAACCCAGCGGACGTACCACCAGTGTATACACGCCTATACATATTTGCGTAGCCTACACCGATCAGCTGGTATATGATATTAAAGATGCGCTACTGGGTGTAAAGGAACGTTACCCACGCAATATACCTTCCTTAATAACCCTCGCAACAGGCCCCAGCCGTACCGCAGATATTGAAAAAACGCTGGTTACCGGTGTACACGGACCTAAAGAAGTGTTTTGTTTTTTAGTGGAAAGGACAGCCCCATAA
- the ftsH gene encoding ATP-dependent zinc metalloprotease FtsH produces MAQDDKKTTPGFNDKGGDDKGQRRGPKFSIYWIYAIIAAILIGYNLLNFNSANTQQTNEQEFKQNMVATGDVDKLDLNSTRSEVLVYIKKDSVHKSFYQDKFKRTGSSDLSKGPQFAFKVTELKDFQERLNKFTADHGIKEIEIHVTQDTEWFSPVFNTLFMVLLFAGIWILMMRKMGGPGGGGGPGGIFNIGKSKAQLFEKGTKVNITFSDVAGLDEAKQEVMEIVDFLKNPKKYTALGGKIPKGALLVGPPGTGKTLLAKAMAGEAQVPFFSMSGSDFVELFVGVGASRVRDLFKQAREKAPCVIFIDEIDAIGRARGRNAIMSNDERENTLNQLLVEMDGFGTDSGIIILAATNRPDVLDTALLRPGRFDRQISIDRPDVKGREAIFKVHLKPIKISQTLDIHKLAEQTPGFAGADIANVCNEAALIAARKGKEAVDMSDFQDAIDRVIGGLEKKNKIILPEEKEIIAYHEAGHAICGWYLEHAYPLLKVTIVPRGTAALGYAQYTPKEQYLYNTDQLTDQICMTLGGRAAEEIFFGKISTGASNDLQQITKIAYSMITVYGMNDKVGNISYYDPQQDNTFTKPYSEETGKLIDTEVRKLIQDAYVRTKQLLEEKKAQVEILAKQLLTKEVLFQSDVETLIGKRPFEDKKPLDIDPEGKHTEPGAISEGVPPYDGGLNKLPVEEKNEGNV; encoded by the coding sequence ATGGCACAAGATGATAAAAAAACAACGCCCGGCTTTAACGACAAGGGTGGAGATGACAAGGGACAGAGACGAGGGCCTAAATTTAGCATATACTGGATATACGCTATTATAGCCGCTATTTTAATAGGGTACAACTTATTAAACTTTAATTCAGCTAACACGCAGCAAACCAATGAGCAGGAATTCAAGCAAAACATGGTGGCTACCGGAGATGTTGATAAGCTGGATTTAAACAGCACCCGCTCGGAAGTGCTGGTGTATATTAAAAAAGACAGCGTTCACAAATCGTTTTACCAGGACAAATTCAAACGCACTGGTAGCTCTGATCTTTCTAAAGGACCACAGTTTGCTTTTAAAGTGACCGAATTAAAAGATTTCCAGGAAAGACTGAACAAGTTTACTGCCGATCATGGTATCAAAGAAATTGAAATTCATGTTACCCAGGATACAGAATGGTTTAGCCCTGTGTTCAACACCCTGTTTATGGTGTTACTGTTTGCAGGTATCTGGATACTGATGATGCGCAAAATGGGTGGCCCTGGTGGCGGTGGCGGACCAGGCGGTATTTTCAATATCGGTAAATCTAAAGCACAGCTATTTGAAAAAGGTACCAAAGTAAACATCACCTTCTCTGATGTTGCCGGTTTGGATGAAGCCAAACAAGAGGTAATGGAGATTGTAGACTTCCTGAAAAATCCGAAGAAATATACAGCCCTGGGTGGTAAAATACCGAAAGGCGCATTACTGGTAGGCCCTCCCGGTACAGGTAAAACCTTACTGGCAAAAGCAATGGCCGGTGAAGCACAGGTTCCTTTCTTTAGCATGAGCGGTTCTGATTTCGTTGAATTGTTTGTAGGTGTAGGTGCCAGCCGTGTACGTGACCTGTTTAAACAAGCCCGTGAAAAAGCGCCTTGCGTAATTTTCATTGACGAGATTGACGCTATTGGTCGTGCACGTGGTCGCAACGCTATCATGAGCAATGACGAACGCGAAAACACACTGAACCAGTTACTGGTAGAAATGGATGGTTTTGGCACAGACAGCGGTATCATTATCCTCGCTGCAACCAACAGACCTGACGTACTGGATACTGCGTTATTACGCCCAGGACGCTTTGACAGACAAATAAGCATTGACCGCCCGGATGTAAAAGGTCGTGAAGCCATCTTCAAAGTACACCTGAAACCGATTAAAATTTCTCAAACACTCGATATTCACAAACTGGCTGAACAAACTCCTGGTTTTGCAGGTGCTGATATTGCCAACGTTTGTAACGAAGCTGCCCTGATAGCTGCCCGTAAAGGCAAAGAAGCGGTAGACATGAGCGACTTCCAGGATGCCATTGACAGGGTTATTGGCGGTTTGGAGAAAAAGAACAAGATTATTCTTCCGGAAGAGAAAGAAATTATCGCTTATCACGAAGCCGGACACGCTATCTGTGGCTGGTATTTAGAACATGCCTATCCCTTATTAAAGGTGACAATTGTTCCACGTGGCACAGCAGCATTAGGTTATGCACAGTACACTCCTAAAGAGCAATACCTGTACAATACCGACCAACTGACCGATCAGATTTGTATGACTTTGGGGGGCCGTGCTGCTGAGGAAATTTTCTTTGGTAAAATTTCTACCGGAGCATCTAACGATCTTCAACAGATCACCAAAATAGCCTACTCGATGATTACTGTATACGGTATGAACGATAAAGTAGGTAACATCAGCTACTACGATCCGCAACAAGACAATACTTTTACCAAGCCTTATAGCGAAGAAACAGGTAAACTGATTGACACGGAAGTAAGAAAACTGATACAGGATGCTTACGTACGCACTAAACAATTGTTAGAGGAGAAAAAAGCACAGGTAGAAATACTGGCTAAACAACTGTTAACAAAAGAAGTGTTGTTCCAGAGCGATGTAGAGACTTTAATTGGCAAACGTCCTTTCGAAGATAAAAAGCCGCTGGATATAGATCCGGAAGGAAAGCACACAGAGCCAGGAGCTATCAGCGAAGGTGTTCCTCCTTACGATGGTGGTTTAAACAAACTGCCGGTGGAAGAAAAAAACGAAGGCAACGTATAG
- the rsfS gene encoding ribosome silencing factor — MAPLSVLAARPKSSVTALTRNSKIFKSIIKAIQDKKGENIISLDLRQIPEAVADFFIICEATSTTQVKAISDNIEVELKDQLGETPYKHEGFQALQWVIIDYVNIVVHVMHPDTRKFYKLEEMWNDASGMEHND; from the coding sequence TTGGCACCACTATCCGTTTTAGCTGCACGCCCAAAAAGCAGTGTTACTGCGCTCACCAGGAATTCTAAAATATTCAAATCTATAATAAAGGCCATCCAGGATAAAAAGGGTGAAAATATCATTTCGCTCGACCTCCGACAAATACCGGAGGCTGTAGCGGATTTCTTTATTATCTGTGAAGCCACAAGCACCACTCAGGTTAAAGCTATCAGCGACAACATAGAGGTTGAACTCAAAGATCAATTAGGAGAAACGCCCTACAAACACGAAGGCTTCCAGGCCCTGCAGTGGGTAATTATTGATTACGTGAATATTGTAGTGCACGTAATGCATCCTGATACCAGAAAATTTTATAAACTCGAAGAAATGTGGAACGATGCTTCAGGAATGGAGCATAACGACTAA
- a CDS encoding biotin--[acetyl-CoA-carboxylase] ligase — MPLSRAIQIIGEPFTELTSVDSTNNYAMGIVQNGAGIHGSAWFAHEQTAGKGQRGKVWKTAPLQNVILSVLLDTSWLPLSKQFYLSMAASLAWHDFYSKYALDETRIKWPNDLYWRDRKAGGMLIETVVKGSKWQWAVVGMGTNVNQGAFEELQRAVSLRQITGKTFDTVALAKELCACLQIRYTQLQQSINNPEKERLLLESYNNILFKRGERVMLRKENTAFTCVIDYVDSNGLLWVKEAMQESFQFGEVQWVL, encoded by the coding sequence TTGCCTCTTTCACGTGCCATTCAAATAATTGGGGAACCTTTTACAGAATTGACCAGTGTTGACAGTACCAACAACTATGCCATGGGCATTGTTCAAAATGGTGCAGGAATACATGGCAGTGCCTGGTTTGCCCACGAACAAACAGCCGGTAAGGGACAACGCGGCAAAGTGTGGAAAACAGCCCCTTTGCAAAACGTTATCCTGTCTGTGTTGCTGGATACCAGCTGGTTACCGCTTTCCAAACAATTTTACCTGAGTATGGCGGCTTCGCTGGCCTGGCACGATTTCTACAGCAAATATGCGCTGGACGAAACAAGAATTAAATGGCCAAACGACTTGTATTGGCGTGACAGAAAGGCAGGAGGAATGCTGATTGAAACGGTGGTAAAAGGCAGTAAATGGCAGTGGGCCGTAGTAGGAATGGGCACTAATGTAAACCAGGGAGCCTTTGAAGAACTGCAACGCGCTGTTTCATTAAGGCAAATTACTGGTAAAACTTTCGATACAGTAGCCCTGGCCAAAGAGCTGTGTGCTTGCCTGCAAATTCGCTATACTCAGTTGCAACAGAGTATCAATAACCCCGAAAAAGAGCGGCTGTTACTGGAATCTTACAACAACATCCTGTTTAAGCGGGGTGAAAGGGTAATGCTGAGAAAAGAAAACACAGCGTTTACCTGCGTGATTGATTATGTAGACAGCAATGGCCTCCTTTGGGTAAAAGAAGCCATGCAGGAAAGTTTTCAGTTTGGCGAAGTGCAATGGGTGCTTTAG
- the bcp gene encoding thioredoxin-dependent thiol peroxidase, whose translation MATIKEGSKAPDFTGTDQNGNTVSLHDFKGKKVVLYFYPKDDTPGCTAQACNLRDNYSDLLKKGYQVIGVSTDSVKSHKKFETKYELPFPLIADEDKAIVEKYGVYGEKTFMGKTHMGTIRTTFLIDEEGSVYKVLDKPDTKNQTQQVFEAWEAAS comes from the coding sequence ATGGCAACAATAAAAGAAGGAAGTAAAGCACCAGATTTTACAGGCACCGATCAGAACGGCAACACCGTATCGCTGCACGATTTTAAAGGTAAAAAAGTAGTACTGTATTTCTACCCGAAAGATGACACTCCAGGTTGTACTGCACAGGCCTGTAACCTGCGTGATAACTACAGTGACTTACTGAAAAAAGGCTATCAGGTAATTGGTGTAAGCACAGATAGCGTAAAAAGTCACAAGAAGTTTGAAACCAAATACGAGTTGCCTTTTCCGCTGATTGCAGACGAAGACAAAGCTATTGTTGAAAAATATGGCGTGTACGGCGAAAAAACCTTTATGGGCAAAACTCATATGGGCACTATCCGCACCACATTTTTAATTGATGAAGAAGGTAGCGTGTATAAAGTGTTGGATAAACCCGATACTAAAAATCAAACACAACAGGTGTTTGAAGCATGGGAAGCAGCCAGCTAA
- a CDS encoding M23 family metallopeptidase has translation MPKPLFFLVLLVSNLRIQAQSATVFPQEYFRNPLGVPIQLSANFGEIRKDHFHMGLDIRTKQRENLPVYAAAGGFISRISIQRYGYGKAIYIQHPNGFTTVYGHLNGYYDTLSHYIIQKQYTDKQWEQDITFSPGQFPVEKGQFIAWSGNTGSSGGPHLHFEIRDTRTGKNLNPLLFGMEVEDNIPPVLEGLYWFDRRYSTYQTSPKPIAIVNNKGSYQLKGGGDTLHIGSPRISFGVRAEDRTNSSSFLFGIYEAGLWMDDSLRCYFQVNNFSYPDSRYVNGSIDYATFLHTGKGIQHLSRLPGNELSIYNTDDNNGVISLTDTLPHTVRILLKDVEGNSTVMQYMVRYDSTLQEDLFFTMNSVAVPPNQPYNINEQEVKASFDAFAFYDIVPFVLGQQPRQQWPQASSQALLHNENVPVHDMYTVQLPLQPVAANYTDRLVMQLQSGRYRLYQKAQPASNGWFSGSFNRLGNVQLLVDTVPPSITPIGWKDNQVFTTQSSIRVRCSDNIDEVRNFNAYLDGQWILFTHSTYDYIYTFDEHCTLGEHVLSVSVQDLAGNTSVREFNFIKKEPNGNNKRRK, from the coding sequence ATGCCCAAGCCATTATTTTTTTTAGTGCTTCTCGTAAGCAACCTCCGTATCCAAGCCCAATCTGCCACTGTTTTCCCGCAGGAATACTTCCGTAACCCGCTGGGAGTGCCCATACAGCTGAGCGCCAATTTTGGAGAAATTCGCAAAGATCACTTCCATATGGGGCTGGATATCCGCACCAAACAACGTGAAAACCTGCCTGTTTATGCCGCTGCCGGTGGTTTTATCAGTCGTATTTCTATTCAACGCTATGGATATGGAAAAGCCATATATATTCAGCACCCTAACGGTTTTACCACGGTATATGGCCATTTGAACGGTTATTACGATACACTTAGCCATTATATTATTCAAAAACAATATACAGATAAACAGTGGGAACAGGATATTACCTTTTCGCCCGGTCAGTTTCCGGTAGAAAAAGGCCAGTTTATTGCCTGGAGCGGTAATACCGGCTCTTCCGGCGGACCACACCTGCATTTCGAAATTCGTGACACCCGCACCGGCAAAAACCTGAATCCCCTGCTGTTTGGAATGGAGGTAGAAGATAATATTCCCCCCGTGCTGGAAGGATTATATTGGTTCGATCGCCGTTACAGCACCTACCAAACCAGCCCCAAACCCATTGCCATCGTGAATAACAAAGGTAGCTACCAGCTGAAAGGTGGTGGTGATACCCTGCACATAGGCTCGCCCCGCATTAGCTTCGGCGTTCGGGCAGAAGACCGTACCAACAGCTCATCTTTCCTGTTTGGCATTTATGAAGCGGGTTTGTGGATGGACGATAGCCTGCGCTGCTATTTTCAGGTAAACAATTTCTCTTATCCTGATAGCCGGTACGTGAATGGCAGCATTGATTACGCTACCTTTTTGCACACCGGCAAAGGCATTCAGCATTTGTCGCGCCTGCCAGGTAACGAGTTAAGCATTTATAATACAGATGACAACAATGGCGTTATCTCGCTTACCGATACCCTGCCACACACGGTTCGTATACTGCTGAAAGATGTGGAAGGCAACAGCACTGTAATGCAGTATATGGTGCGCTACGACAGCACTTTACAGGAAGACCTGTTTTTTACTATGAACAGCGTGGCCGTGCCGCCAAACCAACCTTACAACATTAACGAGCAGGAAGTAAAAGCGTCTTTCGATGCCTTTGCTTTTTACGATATAGTACCTTTTGTGCTGGGCCAGCAGCCCCGCCAGCAATGGCCACAGGCTTCTTCACAAGCCCTGTTGCACAATGAAAACGTGCCGGTACACGATATGTATACCGTGCAACTACCTTTGCAGCCCGTAGCTGCTAATTATACGGATAGATTGGTGATGCAGCTGCAAAGTGGCCGTTATCGTTTATACCAGAAAGCACAACCTGCTTCTAATGGCTGGTTTAGCGGCAGCTTTAACCGCCTGGGCAATGTGCAGTTGCTGGTAGACACTGTACCTCCTTCCATTACTCCCATAGGCTGGAAAGACAACCAGGTATTTACCACCCAAAGCAGCATTCGCGTGCGTTGCAGCGATAATATTGATGAAGTACGCAACTTCAATGCTTACCTAGATGGGCAGTGGATATTATTCACCCACAGCACCTACGATTATATCTATACTTTTGACGAACATTGCACCTTAGGTGAACACGTGCTGAGTGTGTCGGTACAGGATCTGGCTGGTAACACCAGTGTACGTGAATTTAATTTTATTAAAAAAGAACCCAATGGCAACAATAAAAGAAGGAAGTAA
- the carB gene encoding carbamoyl-phosphate synthase large subunit: MIGQACEFDYSGSQAARSLREEGIKVILINSNPATIMTDPMMADRVYLLPLTVDSIEQILEENQIDAVLPTMGGQTALNLAKEAEELGVWEKYNCRLIGVDIKAIDKAEDREKFRQWMIQMGVPVAPAKTANSFLEGKEFAQEIGFPLVIRPSFTLGGTGGGFVHSKDQLDEALNRGLSASPIHEVLVEKAVLGWKEFELELLRDSADNVVIICTVENFDPMGIHTGDSITVAPAMTLSDTAFQLMRNTAIDIMRDLGNFAGGCNVQFSLNPETEELIAIEINPRVSRSSALASKATGYPIAKIAAKLAIGYNLDELKNQITKTTSAYFEPALDYVIVKVPRWNFDKFKGANDTLGLQMKSVGEVMAIGRSFTEAIQKACQSLENDAIGLGYYGKSLMKTDELIEYIKTPKWDRIFRIKDALMQGVTVKTIVQATHIDRWFIYQIQQLCDIEKELATHTLDTLPLQLLKDAKKNGFSDEQIAKLLRTDCTDDQVYEKRKAAGITRVYKMVDTCSAEFEAKTPYFYSSFEN, from the coding sequence GTGATAGGACAAGCATGTGAATTTGATTATTCAGGTTCACAAGCCGCGCGTAGTTTACGTGAAGAAGGAATAAAGGTGATACTGATTAACAGTAACCCTGCCACTATTATGACCGATCCTATGATGGCCGACAGGGTATACCTGCTTCCGCTGACTGTGGATAGTATTGAGCAGATTCTGGAAGAGAATCAGATTGACGCGGTTCTGCCTACCATGGGCGGACAAACTGCGTTGAACCTTGCCAAAGAAGCCGAAGAGTTAGGCGTTTGGGAAAAGTACAACTGTCGCCTTATAGGGGTGGACATTAAAGCAATTGATAAAGCAGAAGACAGGGAAAAATTCCGTCAGTGGATGATCCAGATGGGCGTTCCCGTTGCCCCTGCTAAAACAGCCAACAGCTTCTTGGAAGGCAAAGAATTTGCACAGGAAATTGGCTTCCCATTAGTAATCCGTCCTTCTTTCACCCTGGGCGGTACAGGTGGTGGCTTTGTACACAGTAAAGATCAGTTGGATGAAGCATTGAACCGTGGTTTGTCTGCTTCTCCTATACATGAAGTACTGGTAGAAAAAGCAGTATTAGGCTGGAAAGAATTTGAATTGGAACTGTTACGGGATTCTGCTGATAACGTAGTAATTATATGTACGGTAGAAAACTTCGACCCAATGGGGATACATACCGGTGATTCTATCACGGTTGCACCTGCCATGACGTTAAGCGATACCGCGTTTCAACTGATGCGTAACACCGCTATCGACATCATGCGCGATCTGGGCAACTTTGCCGGTGGTTGTAACGTACAGTTCTCTTTAAATCCTGAAACAGAAGAACTGATTGCTATTGAAATTAATCCGCGCGTAAGCCGTTCTTCTGCGCTGGCTTCTAAAGCAACCGGTTATCCTATCGCTAAAATAGCAGCGAAACTGGCCATTGGTTATAACCTGGATGAACTGAAAAACCAAATCACCAAAACAACTTCTGCCTATTTCGAGCCTGCACTGGACTACGTAATTGTAAAAGTGCCACGCTGGAACTTCGACAAGTTCAAAGGCGCTAATGATACATTAGGTTTACAAATGAAAAGCGTTGGTGAAGTAATGGCTATTGGCCGCAGCTTTACCGAGGCTATCCAGAAAGCCTGTCAGAGCCTGGAAAACGATGCTATAGGTTTAGGCTACTATGGCAAAAGCCTGATGAAAACAGACGAGTTGATTGAATATATCAAAACTCCGAAGTGGGATCGTATTTTCCGCATCAAAGATGCGCTGATGCAAGGCGTAACTGTAAAAACCATTGTTCAGGCTACACATATCGACCGCTGGTTCATTTACCAGATTCAGCAATTATGTGATATAGAGAAAGAACTGGCTACACATACACTGGATACATTGCCACTGCAATTGCTGAAAGACGCTAAGAAAAACGGTTTCAGCGATGAGCAGATTGCAAAACTGTTACGTACAGATTGCACAGATGACCAGGTGTATGAGAAAAGAAAAGCAGCTGGTATTACCCGTGTATACAAAATGGTAGATACCTGTAGCGCTGAGTTTGAGGCTAAAACGCCTTATTTCTACAGCAGCTTTGAAAATTAA
- the recO gene encoding DNA repair protein RecO, translating into MTHATKGIVLRTVKYGETSIIASVYTELFGLQSYMVKGVRQSSKKSQGKAGLFQPGAILQMEVYHNEFKHLHFIREYDWAYLYDKVFFNVVRNAVAMYVIEVVQHSLKQPEANPELFYLIEDTLKQLDRGADTLVANLPIYFTLHLGSELGFQLQGEFSKRTPVLDLQEGMFTAEPPTHPYFVSGETAAFASRINSIQFYNDLEDIHMSRFHRRDLLENLQHYIALHVTDFGTLRSLEILQEVLA; encoded by the coding sequence ATGACGCACGCAACCAAGGGCATTGTATTACGCACGGTTAAATATGGCGAAACCAGCATTATTGCCAGTGTGTATACCGAGTTGTTCGGGTTGCAGAGTTATATGGTAAAAGGGGTACGGCAATCTTCTAAAAAATCGCAGGGTAAAGCAGGCTTGTTTCAACCCGGCGCTATTTTGCAGATGGAAGTGTATCATAACGAATTCAAGCACCTGCACTTTATAAGGGAGTACGACTGGGCTTACTTATACGATAAGGTGTTTTTTAACGTGGTGCGTAATGCAGTGGCCATGTATGTTATTGAAGTGGTACAGCACAGTCTCAAACAGCCCGAAGCCAACCCCGAATTGTTTTACCTGATAGAAGATACTTTAAAACAACTGGACAGAGGCGCGGATACACTGGTGGCCAATCTTCCCATTTATTTTACCCTGCATCTGGGTAGTGAACTGGGGTTTCAATTGCAAGGAGAGTTTAGCAAGCGAACGCCTGTGTTGGATTTGCAGGAAGGTATGTTTACCGCAGAACCACCTACCCATCCTTATTTTGTAAGTGGCGAAACAGCAGCTTTTGCTTCCCGCATCAACAGCATCCAATTCTATAATGATCTGGAAGATATTCATATGTCGCGTTTTCACCGTCGCGATTTGTTGGAAAATCTGCAACATTATATCGCATTGCACGTAACCGATTTTGGTACTTTACGTAGCCTGGAAATTTTACAGGAAGTATTAGCATAA